In one Rhodohalobacter sp. 614A genomic region, the following are encoded:
- a CDS encoding RNA polymerase sigma factor has product MYDLNDTDLAIKIRAGNKKAFREIYDRYHVQMYYIAKKYVKSPDLAEDAVQDVFVKLWEKRARIDDSKSIKGFLFIMLRNHVLNMIRDKKDEIISISDIKSNQLPQQNLTEDELVYKEYHDIVKEGLKELSDRKREVFELRTLKGHSNSEVADLLNINIRTVKTHFYNSSKFMREYLKNHAGLLGLLIFFGLMALL; this is encoded by the coding sequence ATGTATGATCTGAACGATACAGATTTAGCCATAAAAATCAGAGCTGGTAACAAAAAAGCTTTCCGGGAAATATATGACCGTTACCACGTCCAGATGTATTATATCGCAAAAAAATATGTAAAGAGTCCGGACCTGGCCGAAGATGCTGTTCAGGATGTTTTTGTCAAGTTGTGGGAAAAAAGAGCCAGAATTGACGACTCGAAATCTATAAAAGGATTTCTTTTTATCATGCTCAGAAATCATGTTTTGAACATGATTCGTGATAAGAAAGATGAGATTATTTCAATTTCTGATATTAAATCAAACCAACTTCCGCAACAAAATCTTACGGAAGATGAGTTGGTATACAAAGAGTATCATGATATTGTGAAAGAGGGACTAAAAGAACTTTCGGACCGAAAGAGAGAAGTGTTTGAGTTGAGAACCCTCAAGGGTCATTCCAATTCTGAGGTTGCGGATTTGCTTAATATCAATATTCGAACGGTTAAAACTCACTTCTATAACAGTTCGAAATTTATGAGAGAGTACCTGAAAAACCATGCGGGGTTATTAGGTCTGCTAATCTTTTTTGGTTTGATGGCTCTTCTCTGA
- a CDS encoding SusC/RagA family TonB-linked outer membrane protein, whose protein sequence is MSTHIFVDSRKRFHKLGWGLLFGSLVFLISFNLVLGQTKKAYLQGENVFAQMVTSQQKADDSLLSIQFSNTSLQDALETLAQKVNVGFSYNPDIMPEKQITLKMTGVPAHEILYKLLEGTGLEPVLPPTKDVIVIRQKEPVNSKENFVQTITGTVTDGQTGEALPGANVAIQGTTQGSSTDIDGNFIIEGVEPGSYNLTASFIGYETGIKAIEVTDAQEDLVVDFALDQSDMALDELVVVGYGQQERSDITGSITSVSGESIQNMQTENVAEALQGQAAGALITQSSGEPGSGMDVMIRGASTLGNTEPLYVIDGIPTEGNLASVNVQDVESIEILKDASATAIYGSRAANGVVMITTKRGEAGDIQVQFNARTGVSNIPNSRRINMMDTEDFYEFSVDAYENAGLAIPTSWQEPYLSENLKQNTDWQDELFRQGAVQNYNLTVSGGNENAIYSFSSGYLDEKGTVINDNFDRVSFRVNSEFYIGEDQKLTIGENLSLSQTKSSGDVTATTFKETYQQAPTVPLRCPDNVGGFCGPTIENSPGFRLNQVGLLYLEESEDITQRLLGTAYVKYNILPNMTYRLNLSTDLAIGESEYFSPLYDMDANVNTERDLDQTRSERRSLIVENTLAYNTTIKNVHEINALAGYTQEKRDYENVSSEANGFPSGNLRTINAATGQTIVYGGATASALRSFLGRVQYSYDDRYRAQFAIRRDGSSRFGSERRWGTFPSASVGWSIHNEAFMEDYEKLSSLTVRGSWGLTGTQTIPDFAAIPTVQPVANYVFGATPARVSGSAILQVGNSTLQWQETEQMDIGLDIGFFDERLTFVVDYFTKNTSNLLLRPPVATTSGFRRGNGAFQNVGEVKNSGLELSANYQKVLGDFSFQIGGNVSTIKNEVVSLGVEEIVTTVSGDLSYGQTITRPGSEIGAFYGYVAEGPFRDQAAVDNHAEQPGAGPGDMAFKDLNNDGVINTDDRKIIGSPFPNFFYGLNLNMNYRNWGLRVQVDGVQGRDIMALRGDNDPRGFNNTTADFLDRWTPENRDGVHPRAHASDPNDNIRSSTYRVKDGSYLAIRNVTLSYDFNTGNFSQLIDMRNLRLYVTSSNLAWITSYDGYNPEIGAGSSDEASLTRSLDSGSYPIATSFEVGINIGF, encoded by the coding sequence ATGTCTACTCATATTTTTGTCGATAGCCGGAAGCGGTTTCATAAGCTGGGTTGGGGCCTTCTGTTTGGATCTCTCGTCTTTCTGATTTCGTTTAATCTTGTTTTGGGACAAACAAAGAAAGCATATCTGCAAGGTGAGAACGTATTTGCACAAATGGTTACCTCTCAGCAAAAAGCGGATGACAGTCTGCTGTCTATCCAGTTTTCCAATACTTCTCTTCAAGATGCATTGGAAACACTGGCTCAGAAAGTGAATGTCGGATTTTCTTACAATCCGGATATTATGCCTGAAAAGCAGATAACTCTTAAAATGACGGGTGTTCCTGCGCATGAAATATTATACAAACTACTGGAGGGAACAGGACTTGAACCTGTACTACCTCCGACCAAAGATGTTATTGTCATTCGTCAAAAGGAGCCGGTAAACAGTAAAGAGAACTTCGTACAAACCATCACCGGAACGGTTACTGACGGACAAACAGGAGAAGCACTTCCCGGGGCAAACGTGGCGATTCAAGGTACCACACAGGGATCTTCTACCGATATAGATGGAAATTTTATCATTGAGGGAGTAGAACCCGGCTCTTATAATTTAACCGCTTCTTTTATCGGGTATGAAACAGGGATAAAAGCGATCGAAGTTACGGACGCCCAGGAAGATCTGGTGGTTGATTTTGCCCTTGATCAAAGCGATATGGCACTCGATGAGCTGGTGGTTGTAGGGTATGGTCAACAGGAAAGAAGTGATATTACAGGCTCTATAACATCGGTGAGTGGGGAGAGCATCCAAAATATGCAAACCGAAAATGTTGCAGAAGCTTTGCAAGGTCAGGCGGCAGGTGCCCTGATTACACAATCGAGTGGTGAGCCCGGATCAGGAATGGATGTAATGATTCGCGGTGCTTCCACTTTAGGAAACACCGAACCCCTTTATGTAATAGATGGTATTCCAACAGAGGGAAATTTGGCATCTGTGAATGTTCAGGACGTTGAGTCGATAGAGATTCTTAAAGACGCCTCCGCTACAGCAATTTATGGTTCCAGGGCAGCAAACGGTGTAGTTATGATTACCACCAAGCGGGGAGAAGCCGGAGATATTCAGGTCCAGTTCAATGCAAGAACGGGCGTGAGTAATATTCCCAACAGTCGAAGAATAAATATGATGGATACGGAGGACTTTTATGAGTTTTCAGTAGATGCATATGAAAATGCCGGTTTGGCAATTCCCACATCTTGGCAGGAACCCTATCTTTCCGAAAATCTCAAACAAAATACAGACTGGCAGGATGAGCTTTTCAGACAGGGAGCTGTACAGAATTATAATCTGACTGTTTCTGGAGGGAATGAGAATGCTATTTATTCCTTTTCAAGCGGGTATCTGGATGAAAAAGGAACGGTCATTAATGATAATTTTGACCGCGTTTCTTTCAGAGTGAACTCTGAGTTTTATATTGGTGAAGACCAAAAATTAACGATTGGTGAAAATCTTTCGTTAAGCCAAACCAAATCGAGCGGGGATGTTACTGCAACAACATTTAAAGAGACATACCAGCAAGCGCCCACCGTTCCGCTTCGTTGCCCCGATAATGTAGGTGGATTCTGCGGACCTACGATTGAGAATTCTCCAGGGTTTAGATTAAACCAGGTTGGCCTATTGTACTTGGAAGAATCAGAAGATATTACCCAACGCTTATTAGGTACCGCGTATGTCAAGTACAACATTTTGCCAAATATGACTTACCGGCTTAATCTTTCAACCGATTTGGCCATAGGCGAGTCCGAGTATTTTAGCCCTCTTTATGATATGGACGCGAATGTAAATACGGAGCGTGATTTAGATCAAACCCGTTCCGAAAGAAGATCTTTGATTGTTGAAAATACGCTTGCATATAACACGACAATCAAAAACGTTCATGAAATTAACGCATTAGCAGGTTATACCCAGGAAAAAAGAGATTATGAAAATGTCTCCAGTGAAGCGAATGGATTTCCAAGCGGTAATCTGAGAACCATAAATGCAGCCACCGGTCAAACCATAGTATATGGTGGTGCAACGGCTTCGGCACTGCGGTCTTTCCTGGGGAGGGTTCAATATAGTTACGACGACAGATACCGTGCCCAGTTTGCAATTCGCCGTGACGGATCATCACGGTTCGGGAGCGAGCGCAGATGGGGTACATTCCCCTCAGCGTCAGTAGGCTGGTCTATCCATAATGAAGCATTTATGGAAGATTATGAAAAGCTTTCAAGTTTAACGGTTAGAGGAAGTTGGGGCTTAACAGGAACCCAGACAATTCCCGATTTTGCAGCTATTCCTACTGTACAACCTGTTGCAAATTATGTATTTGGAGCCACTCCTGCACGTGTTTCAGGTTCCGCTATTTTGCAGGTAGGGAATAGTACACTGCAGTGGCAGGAAACAGAGCAGATGGATATTGGACTGGATATTGGTTTCTTTGATGAGCGGCTGACCTTTGTTGTAGACTACTTTACAAAAAATACTTCCAACCTGTTATTGCGCCCTCCTGTAGCCACTACGTCAGGATTTAGGCGAGGCAACGGTGCTTTTCAAAATGTAGGCGAGGTGAAAAACAGTGGTTTAGAACTTTCGGCGAATTATCAAAAAGTTCTTGGAGATTTTTCATTTCAGATCGGTGGTAATGTATCAACCATAAAAAATGAAGTGGTAAGCCTTGGAGTGGAGGAAATAGTAACAACTGTTAGCGGAGACCTCTCTTATGGACAAACCATTACACGACCGGGAAGTGAAATCGGAGCTTTTTATGGCTATGTGGCAGAAGGGCCATTTCGGGATCAGGCAGCAGTAGATAACCATGCGGAACAACCAGGTGCAGGCCCCGGAGATATGGCCTTCAAAGATTTGAATAATGATGGTGTGATTAATACCGACGACCGAAAAATAATAGGCAGTCCTTTTCCAAATTTCTTTTATGGATTAAACCTGAATATGAACTACAGAAACTGGGGATTGCGGGTTCAGGTTGATGGTGTTCAGGGACGGGACATCATGGCACTGAGAGGGGATAATGACCCCAGGGGGTTTAATAATACCACTGCCGATTTTCTTGACCGGTGGACCCCCGAAAACAGAGACGGAGTTCATCCCCGCGCGCATGCTTCCGA
- a CDS encoding FecR family protein codes for MDRKIVEKFFINQTTPEETRRVLDWFETAEGKQYLQERLDIDSDLMDRRELRKMVPDLDSDHLFEAIQEKISQEKTVRIIRKPDWFGHAFKAAAAILVIFLTSVFYITNYTDPAETVAKREPIHFQTSNEENREIKLSDGSVVRLNKNSEITISEDFMQGSREIELTGEAYFDVTHNPDQPFIIHTNESSVRVLGTAFNVRALPGQDNVQVAVVDGRVAFTNADLKRTSPDPNDNSVILMKGQYAYMDVKENTFQVDNIAVENYLAWKSGKFVFEGLTMNQVCLQLNRMYGVNCEFTDEDIKDLPLTANFTNESLEKTLSVIALSLKIEFEQNGNNVRWFKTAP; via the coding sequence ATGGATAGAAAAATCGTTGAAAAGTTTTTTATCAATCAGACCACACCGGAGGAAACCCGGCGTGTATTAGACTGGTTTGAAACCGCCGAAGGGAAACAATACCTGCAGGAGAGGCTGGATATTGACAGTGATTTAATGGATCGCCGTGAACTCCGAAAAATGGTTCCGGATCTTGATTCAGATCACCTTTTTGAAGCCATTCAGGAGAAAATATCCCAGGAAAAAACTGTTCGGATTATTCGTAAACCGGATTGGTTTGGTCATGCTTTTAAAGCTGCTGCTGCAATACTGGTTATTTTCCTCACATCTGTTTTCTACATCACAAACTATACAGATCCTGCAGAAACAGTTGCGAAACGAGAGCCTATCCATTTTCAAACCAGCAATGAAGAAAACCGGGAGATTAAACTGTCAGACGGTTCGGTTGTTCGTCTTAATAAGAATTCTGAGATAACAATCTCTGAAGATTTCATGCAGGGAAGCCGCGAGATAGAGCTGACCGGTGAGGCTTATTTTGATGTAACCCACAATCCGGATCAGCCATTTATCATTCATACCAACGAATCCAGTGTTCGGGTATTAGGTACGGCGTTTAACGTTCGTGCTCTTCCGGGACAGGATAATGTACAGGTAGCCGTAGTGGACGGCCGGGTGGCATTTACAAATGCCGATTTAAAACGCACATCTCCCGATCCGAATGATAACAGCGTGATTTTAATGAAAGGGCAGTACGCCTATATGGATGTAAAGGAAAACACTTTCCAGGTAGATAATATTGCCGTTGAAAATTACCTGGCTTGGAAAAGTGGCAAGTTTGTTTTCGAGGGGCTGACGATGAATCAGGTGTGTCTTCAGCTAAACAGGATGTATGGAGTGAATTGTGAATTTACTGATGAAGACATTAAAGATCTGCCGTTAACCGCCAATTTCACGAACGAGTCCTTAGAGAAAACACTGTCTGTAATTGCGCTCTCTCTGAAGATTGAGTTTGAGCAAAACGGAAATAATGTTCGCTGGTTTAAAACAGCACCATAA